ACTATTAAACGTTATAAGCTCTGCTCCCAAGGAGTAATGAAGAAAGACAATGTGATAAAGTAGAGTTAATATCTGGTGAGAGTTGGCAAATTGTCAGGTGCTAGCTCAATCCAGTATTATCGCCATTAATAAAAACACAACCTCCAACTTAAAAGTAAAACATTACATACTATAATGAATCTTACCAAGACAGCTTGGATTCTACTActgtcaaacaaaaaatttttaatactaaAAGCAAACACGTACGAAATTGCAAAGAAAATTGTTGCATCTAAGGAAAGCTAAGGTAGGCTTTATCCCAGAATCATAATCATCGTACATGAAAAATGATATTAGCACTCACCAGAAAAATTTCAAGTACTCCATTCCTTCTTTTACTTTAGATGAAATTTAAGGAGTACTTGAGAAAGAAAAGATCCAGTCTCAGTATCCATTAATGCATCAAGAAAAGATAGCTgctatttcttttccttttcatgcTAGGGGACCATCAAAACTAGTACGTTCATATGCTTGCCCGGATCCTTTAGTAATAAGGACCAAACTCGTACATGTAACGAGAATAAAAGGTACGTGACCTTGGCTAGCATTTAACTCCAGCATTTGACTTCTCAAAATGcaaatttgcttttttttttcccccttcttcttttgtgcattTGCTGAAATAACATTTAAAATTTGCAACGTAGTACTGTATTACTTTGGAGAAAAGCCATTTGAGGTAAAGACTAATTTTTAGCTGCCCCATAATCAAAATTCTGATTGTTTAATTTACTTGTGGCAATTTTTTAACAGTAGCAGTGGCGGTGGTTAATCATCAAGAGCACTTTTTTTGATGCAGGCGTGGGTATAAATGCAGGACCTTTGCTCCCaatctttctttccttttcacttCCTTCAATTCAATTAccaaatttcttctttttctctctccttCCAGTCCTTAACTCCTCAATCTGATCATTATACTTACTTCTTACACATTTTTCTCTCTCCTTTCCACCCCTCCTGTAACTAACATCTTTGTTGTTCAAAAGTTTGAACAGCAGAGTCCTCAGAATCCCAGAACTTTAAGTACTAAATTTCAAGAaagtagaaattttttttacaaaataaaggaaaaagtcAGCAGTTCAAGATTAAGGTATGCAGAGCGTATTACAAAAAGTATCAGCAGCTCAGAATCTGAAATTGggtatctttcttttctcacaCCTTTTAGTTGGGTCTTTCTCTGTTTCAGAGCTCTGTTTACTTCTGACTAGGGTTTCTGCAGTGGTTGAATGAGTATTCATTGTGCCAAAATCAATGTCTCTGCGCAATTAATTGCTTCTGCTCACTTTTTTTAGCTTTCTACTGAGCTGggcttttcttcctttcttgtttTGGATATCCAGGAGTTTCTTTAGTGCAAATTTATAGGGACTTCTGGAAATTCAGTGGTTGCTTTGGAAAAACCGATGTTCTTCTATATGCCGTTCTTTAATATACTTTTTTGGTGCACGGACTCTTTCCAAACATATCGTTGTTTAACTCTAACTCATTGGTAATAAATGTAAGTGTGCATTTGGGATCATTTTtgcttgcttcatttcagcTATTTGGACAGGTTTAGTATGTACCTATTTCTCTGTCTAAATTTAGTAGTACTCTCCTATTTTTTACCATGGTTGGTTGAAATTTTTATCTAGTTGTTGAGCTAGTTTAACAGgttaatgtaattttttttggtttcactCTTTGCTTATGATAGGTCTTTTTGTTGAAGAAAGTGAACAAAGTTGGAATTTTTAGGGTAGTTTTGTAAAAATCAAATCTTGCTAGTCCTATCCGATTCTTGAAAGAAAACTAACTGCAACGGATTGTTATTTGCCAAGTTTGGAAGTTCTTCAAGCATAATGGATATGGCTGAAAAGGATAATATTGGACCAGAGAAGAGGAATGAAGATCTTCTGAACTACCAATCCTCGAATATGCCTTCAGAATGGCAATTAAGTGGTAATTCCCTGTCCAATGCATCCATGGGATTGATTTCTTCAGGCAATCTGGAGCAACCTTCTAGCTCCAATGCTGCagtaattgattcattgtgtccTACTATGTGGGAACAGTCATTGACTGCACAAAATTTAGGTTTCAATGACAACAATGTTCAACATAATACTAGTACTTCAAATGCTTTGGGGAATAGAGCAGGTGGTTTGGGACCCCTGAGAGCTGGTCTTGATAGTTTAGTTGGTATGGGAATGGGATGGACTCCACCTAATGCAATGTTGAAAGGGGGCATGTTTCTACCAGGTTCACCTGGGTATCTTCCTCAGACTTTGGCTCATTTTCCTGCTGATTCAGGTTTCATTGAAAGAGCAGCGAGATATTCGTGCTTCAGTGGTGGAAATTTTAGTGAATTAATTAATCCCTTCAATGCATCTGATTCAATGAATCCATATGCTGGGGGGCTGGCATCAATGCTAGGATCTCAAGAGGCTTTGATGGGAAATGGGCTGAATCCAACATCTGAAATGCAGCCCCCAAAAAATGAGATGAACATGACTGAAAGTTCCAAACATGTTTCTTTTCCTACTGAGTGTGGGCCCTCTGAGGGAATCCCTCTCAAGAATGAGAAGAAGAGTGAGAGCTTAGTGAGGTCTCACGATGAAGCTAAAGGAGGTGTCGGTGCTTCTGGCAATGATTCTGATGAAGCTGAATTTAGTGGCCGAGGTGGTCAAGAAGAATTGGATGCAGCAGATGGAGAGTCTACTCCTAAGGGAATTGGatcaaagaagaggaaaagatgTGGTCAGGTAGGATTAAATTTATTGTTTTTGGCAGTCAATGAATTGTAGCACTTTAATTGCATATGTAGCATTTGCAGTATGCATTCACGCCAATTTTGCTTCCTCGTGATAATATTCTTGTTCGGACAGGATTCTGAACACAACCAAAAAAAGGGATCTTCACAACAAGCTGCTGAAGTTCCAAATGATGGTACTGAAGTTCAGAAGAAGGGAGACCAGAATCCAACCTCCAGCAAGCCTGGTGGAAAAAATGGTAAACAGGGACCTCAAGCCTCAGGTTCACCTAAAGAAGAATACATTCATGTCAGAGCAAGAAGAGGCCAGGCCACAAACAGCCATAGTCTTGCGGAGAGAGTAAGACTTCATGTgaattttgcatgttttattGATCAGTTCAATATTTGCATGCCCTTATACAATGAGAGCCTCAGCATCTCCATTCTTGAGTTGAACTAAAGATTTCACTTGTAGGTAAGGAGGGAGAAGATCAGTGAAAGGATGAAGTTTCTTCAGGATCTTGTCCCTGGCTGCAGCAAGGTTGGTGCTGTTCAAAGAATTTCATATGTTCCTATGTTGTATTTACAACTCTGCAGATTATGCTTTATTTGTTACTCaatattggttgattttcaGGTTACTGGAAAAGCTGTTATGCTGGATGAGATCATTAACTACGTCCAATCTCTACAACGTCAAGTTGAGGTTAGAGGATTTAAAGATTGCATTTTTCACCTACTGTTTCCCACATTTTATGTGTGTGTGaatgtgtgtttttttttctacCTTATATGCGTTCTATATAGTCACAATTGTTTAAAGTTCTCTTGGACATGCTTTAATTGCTTCATAAGATTTCTTTCCTGCATCTTTAGAGCACTAATTAGTGAAATGGCTCTCTCAATCGTTCCACAAAGGTAAAAGATTTTGGGTCACTTTGACATAGTTGATGTTAAATACCTTTTACACGGTCATTGAGGATATGATGTGGTGTAGAATAGTTGTTAGTGCCCATGCCCATTTcagattttatttttcttctacATGTTGAGGTATTATGTGTCTGATTgtattttcttctctttttattCAGTTCCTGTCAATGAAGCTTGCAACAGTAAACCCAAGGTTAGATTTTAACATTGAAGGGCTCCTCGCAAAAGATGTAAGAAAAACATCATTACGCAAACATGACATATTGATTGCAAAACTTCTTGTCTAAATTGGCATGATTTCTGATTCATACATATCCATTACCTTGACCAAAGGTCCTTCAAACCCGAGCTGGTCCTTCATCACTTACTTTTCCACCTGATATGAGTATGGCATATCCTCAGCTGCATCAATCACAACAAGGAATGGTCCAAGCAGGTCTTCATGGCCTGGGGAGCCCTTCAGATGTGCTTCGAAGATCCATCAATTCACCTCTGACCACCGTGAGTGGAAACTTGAAGGAACCTTCATCTCATGTAAGCCCTGTTATCATAAAGCTTTGATTTTGCATTTTGCTTGTCTTCTCTTCTTTTGATGTATCGGGGTAGACTAGGTTTTACTGATAAAATACTCTGGAACAGCGGAAACTTATTTCTTCCGAGTGGGAAAAAGGCATAGACTATGCCTCCATTCTTTGTACCCTGTATCTATACTCACAATCATTTATAGGTACCTAATGTGTGGGAAGATGAGCTTCATAATATAGTCCAAATGGGCTTAAATTCAAGTGCTCCTCTCAGCAGCGAGGATATAAGTGGTATTGGATCTCCTGATctcactttttaaaaaaaaaaaaaaaaaatctaaagcaGTACAAGGATGCTAAACTGATCAAAGAATTAACTTCTGCAATTGTAGGGTCTCTGGCGCCAGGCCACATGAAAGCTGAACTCTGATCGTGTTTCTTAAGTTTGTAATTTGGTACATTCTGATAATTTTTTAAAGAGGTCGATGAATGAGGATATCTCTGCATACCAAGATTAACCATTCAGTCAAAGGTTTGAGAAAGTACAGTTTCACCTTTTGCCATACAAAAGCCTTCCCCAAGTAGATGGACCAAGTTGTATCTTTGGCTGGAGCTCTACTACCACTATTGAAGCATCTTAAAAGCTCAGTGATTTTGTTCTTGTACGGTCCTTCTTGGTAAATTATCTATTACAAAATACAGCACATCGAATCTTGAATCTTCTCCCACATGGCTGAGGAAAAGCCAATGATATTTGATAATAGCGCGATGAAGAGGAGGGGTTTTGGACCGTAGAACGTAAATTTTTGGACATTGCAAGAGGAACAGGGGATGGTTGTAAGCCTTGTAATCAATTCTGGGCGCTTAAGAAGATATTAGTTGAAACTATGCTTTAATTTTCAATTCTAGCTGGAAGAAGTGGGAAGCATTCTGTGTTGCTGACCTGTTGCCAATGAAAACGATACTAGTAcatttcttttggttttaaaacAGTGTGATGTGATTCTATTTGTGCTCGTTcttcttgttttatttatttatttttccattctaaattacaaaacaataattggaAATATGGTTTGTTGGTTGAGATGGAACCTTCGCCATCTATTTCTTTCTTCAGTGTTACCTTATTAATTTCGTTGTTGATGCTCTGCAGCATGAAAGCGGGAAATCTGACAAACAAAACTTCAACTGATTTTTAAGATTGACAATCTAAGTCCAGTTATCTACTGTTGAGCTTGTCAAGTTGGTAAAACACTGATCTAGCTCTGGCTAAAatttttttgggggaaaaaTGGCTATCCAAAGAAGGTTGCTTTTGGCATATGACAGTCATGTCATCAGAGTCATAAGATGACTAGGTACAGTATGCTTGCTGAGGTCTCTATATTTATATTTACTACAAAAGATAAGACAGATTTTGAGGATGTCACTCAGTAGGAAAACTTCTATAGATTACTAATAAGAAGTCCATACAATTCAGCAGCAGCTCTGATTTTTATGAAAGCCACGATGGGTACAAGCTTTTCATACATAAAAAATTGATTCTGCAGATGTCTGTGTACAGAAAAAGACGTCCAGCACTTCGGGATTCCGGATGGAGGAGGACCAGGGCCAGGAAATGTTCATCAGAAAAATTGTTTGGACAAATTTTGTTTAGTTTCATAGGATGTAATTTTATTTGTTCCGGATGTAATTCATCTTTAACATACTGTAAGTATAGAACAAAAATTTGCGAACTTCACGTATGATGTTAAAATTAATGTAAAAGATGTGATTTGAACCATAGATTCGATCAAATTATGGCCGTGAACCTTTATGGACAGCAATCGTCCCTATCCCCTCTCTCTGAATGAGAATGAGTGACTGAATTTTGCTTATTAAATTtcttccctctcttttttgctTATTAAATTCTCTTTTCTGCTTATTAAATTCTGTTTTCTGATAACCAACAGGATACTCAAAGCCTTCAAAAACAATTCTTTGCTGTCTCCATTAATCTAATTGCCAAGGAAATATCAATGAAAATGagtttaaaagaaaaacaatcTGAGACAatgaaaaaagaattaaaaaaccCTTGGACAATGTGCCATAATCGTTGTTCCACTATCATGAAATATAAAACGTTATTCATCAACTTCAACACGTCAAATTTTCCCAGCCATTATTCTCCTCAATTCCTTTCAAGTTCGCTGGCAATCGCACGTGACATCCCACGTGATCTAACACCAGTCAACCTAACCATAACATACAATTCCCGCCAAAACCCAACCTTCTTGCCTCTATGTCTGGTATTTCCAGTTACTGTTGTTCAATACTCAAAAACTGCtgtgaaaacaaaaatttaagCCAAGCTAAGAAGCTCCACTGCATCataatcaaaaccctagaaaacccAGAAACCTTTTTGCTAAACAACCTTATAAACAGCTACATAAAGCTCCACAACGTAGTGTATGCACGCAATGTGTTCGataaaattccaaaaccaaatctTTTCTCATGGAACACCATTCTTTCAGCTTATTCAAAATCAGGGAATCTTTCAAAAATGGAAGAAGTGTTCAAATTGATGCCAAAAAAAGATGGTGTTTCTTGGAATTTGATTATTTCAGGATATGCGTCCAGAGGGATGTCTAATGAGGCTTTAAAGGCTTATAAGTTGATGATAAGAGATGGGTTGGGGAGTTTGAATAGGATTACATTCTCTAAGATGCTTATATTGTCGTTGAACAAAGGGTGGATTGAATTGGGTAGGCAAGTTCACGGGCAAATCACGAAATGTGGTTTTATGTCTTATGTGTTTGTGGGGAGTCCTTTAGTAGATATGTATGCAAAGTCAGGGTTGATATGTGATGCAAAACAGGTTTTTGATGAGTTACCTGAAAGGAATCTGGTCATACATAACACGATGATTATGGGTTTTTTGAGGTGTGGGATGGTGGAAGAGGCAGGGCATTTGTTTAGTCATATGACTGAAAAAGATTCGATTTCATGGACCACAATGATTACAGGGCTAACACAAAATTGTCTTGAGATAGATGCAATTGATTTATTCCGAAATATGATGTTGGAAGGATTGGCTGTTGATCAGTTTACTTTTGGGAGCATTCTCACTGCTTCTGGAGGTCTTATAGCACTAAAAGAAGGTAAACAGATTCATGCTTTTGCAGTTAAAACCAATCATGTTGATAATGTTTTCGTCGGCAGTGCTCTTGTTGACATGTACTCAAAGTGTAGAAGCATTACGTCTGCAGAGACAGTTTTTAAGAGCATGCCATACAAAAATATTGTCTCTTGGACTGCAATGGTTGTGGGGTTTGGCCAGAATGGGTACAGTGAGAAAGCCATTCAGATCTTTTGTGAGATGCAGAGAATTGGGATAGAGCCAGATGAATATACATTAGGAAGCGTAATTAGCTCCTGTGGGAACCTAGCTAGCTTGGAAGAGGGAGGCCAGTTTCATGCTCAAGCACAAGTTTCAGGTGTAATTTCCTTTACCACTGTTGCTAATGCACTTGTAACACTCTATGGTAAGTGTGGAAGTATAGGAGATTCTCATCAGATGTTTAATGAAATGAAGATTAAGGATGAAGTTTCTTGGACTGCACTAGTATCAGGTTATGCGCAATTTGGAAAAGCCAATGAAACAGTGGATATATTTGAGAAAATGTTGGCCAGCGGACTACAACCAGACAGTGTTACTTTCATTGGCATTCTTTCAGCCTGCAGCAGAGCAGGAATGGTAAAAGAAGGGCAtcactattttcaattaatggTTGAGGAATATGGAATAAAGCCAATGGTTGATCACTATACTTGCATGATAGATCTACTTAGCCGTGCCGGGAAGTTAGAAGAAGCTAAAGATTTTATACAGAAGATGCCTTGCAAACCTGACGCAATTGGCTGGGCTACATTGCTGAGCTCTTGCAGATCTCGTGGTAACATAGAAATTGGGAAATGGGCTGCAAAATATCTTCAGGAACTAGACCCGGAAAACCCTGCTAGCTATG
This portion of the Coffea eugenioides isolate CCC68of chromosome 11, Ceug_1.0, whole genome shotgun sequence genome encodes:
- the LOC113754466 gene encoding transcription factor bHLH49 isoform X1 — encoded protein: MDMAEKDNIGPEKRNEDLLNYQSSNMPSEWQLSGNSLSNASMGLISSGNLEQPSSSNAAVIDSLCPTMWEQSLTAQNLGFNDNNVQHNTSTSNALGNRAGGLGPLRAGLDSLVGMGMGWTPPNAMLKGGMFLPGSPGYLPQTLAHFPADSGFIERAARYSCFSGGNFSELINPFNASDSMNPYAGGLASMLGSQEALMGNGLNPTSEMQPPKNEMNMTESSKHVSFPTECGPSEGIPLKNEKKSESLVRSHDEAKGGVGASGNDSDEAEFSGRGGQEELDAADGESTPKGIGSKKRKRCGQDSEHNQKKGSSQQAAEVPNDGTEVQKKGDQNPTSSKPGGKNGKQGPQASGSPKEEYIHVRARRGQATNSHSLAERVRREKISERMKFLQDLVPGCSKVTGKAVMLDEIINYVQSLQRQVEFLSMKLATVNPRLDFNIEGLLAKDVLQTRAGPSSLTFPPDMSMAYPQLHQSQQGMVQAGLHGLGSPSDVLRRSINSPLTTVSGNLKEPSSHVPNVWEDELHNIVQMGLNSSAPLSSEDISGSLAPGHMKAEL
- the LOC113754466 gene encoding transcription factor bHLH49 isoform X2 — encoded protein: MDMAEKDNIGPEKRNEDLLNYQSSNMPSEWQLSGNSLSNASMGLISSGNLEQPSSSNAAVIDSLCPTMWEQSLTAQNLGFNDNNVQHNTSTSNALGNRAGGLGPLRAGLDSLVGMGMGWTPPNAMLKGGMFLPGSPGYLPQTLAHFPADSGFIERAARYSCFSGGNFSELINPFNASDSMNPYAGGLASMLGSQEALMGNGLNPTSEMQPPKNEMNMTESSKHVSFPTECGPSEGIPLKNEKKSESLVRSHDEAKGGVGASGNDSDEAEFSGRGGQEELDAADGESTPKGIGSKKRKRCGQDSEHNQKKGSSQQAAEVPNDGTEVQKKGDQNPTSSKPGGKNGKQGPQASGSPKEEYIHVRARRGQATNSHSLAERVRREKISERMKFLQDLVPGCSKVTGKAVMLDEIINYVQSLQRQVEFLSMKLATVNPRLDFNIEGLLAKDVLQTRAGPSSLTFPPDMSMAYPQLHQSQQGMVQAGLHGLGSPSDVLRRSINSPLTTVSGNLKEPSSHVPNVWEDELHNIVQMGLNSSAPLSSEDIRSLAPGHMKAEL
- the LOC113754466 gene encoding transcription factor bHLH49 isoform X3, yielding MDMAEKDNIGPEKRNEDLLNYQSSNMPSEWQLSGNSLSNASMGLISSGNLEQPSSSNAAVIDSLCPTMWEQSLTAQNLGFNDNNVQHNTSTSNALGNRAGGLGPLRAGLDSLVGMGMGWTPPNAMLKGGMFLPGSPGYLPQTLAHFPADSGFIERAARYSCFSGGNFSELINPFNASDSMNPYAGGLASMLGSQEALMGNGLNPTSEMQPPKNEMNMTESSKHVSFPTECGPSEGIPLKNEKKSESLVRSHDEAKGGVGASGNDSDEAEFSGRGGQEELDAADGESTPKGIGSKKRKRCGQDSEHNQKKGSSQQAAEVPNDGTEVQKKGDQNPTSSKPGGKNGKQGPQASGSPKEEYIHVRARRGQATNSHSLAERVRREKISERMKFLQDLVPGCSKVTGKAVMLDEIINYVQSLQRQVEFLSMKLATVNPRLDFNIEGLLAKDVLQTRAGPSSLTFPPDMSMAYPQLHQSQQGMVQAGLHGLGSPSDVLRRSINSPLTTVSGNLKEPSSHGLWRQAT
- the LOC113751116 gene encoding putative pentatricopeptide repeat-containing protein At1g68930 → MSGISSYCCSILKNCCENKNLSQAKKLHCIIIKTLENPETFLLNNLINSYIKLHNVVYARNVFDKIPKPNLFSWNTILSAYSKSGNLSKMEEVFKLMPKKDGVSWNLIISGYASRGMSNEALKAYKLMIRDGLGSLNRITFSKMLILSLNKGWIELGRQVHGQITKCGFMSYVFVGSPLVDMYAKSGLICDAKQVFDELPERNLVIHNTMIMGFLRCGMVEEAGHLFSHMTEKDSISWTTMITGLTQNCLEIDAIDLFRNMMLEGLAVDQFTFGSILTASGGLIALKEGKQIHAFAVKTNHVDNVFVGSALVDMYSKCRSITSAETVFKSMPYKNIVSWTAMVVGFGQNGYSEKAIQIFCEMQRIGIEPDEYTLGSVISSCGNLASLEEGGQFHAQAQVSGVISFTTVANALVTLYGKCGSIGDSHQMFNEMKIKDEVSWTALVSGYAQFGKANETVDIFEKMLASGLQPDSVTFIGILSACSRAGMVKEGHHYFQLMVEEYGIKPMVDHYTCMIDLLSRAGKLEEAKDFIQKMPCKPDAIGWATLLSSCRSRGNIEIGKWAAKYLQELDPENPASYVLLSSMYASRGLWGEVAQLRRRMRDKGVKKEPGFSWIKYKNKVHIFSADDKSSPFSDQIYNELEKLNLKMIDEGYIPDVSSILHDIEESEKIKSLNHHSERLAIAFGLLFVPPALPIRVVKNLRVCGDCHNATKIISKITQREILVRDAVRYHLFKDGKCSCGDFW